A window of Chaetodon auriga isolate fChaAug3 chromosome 2, fChaAug3.hap1, whole genome shotgun sequence contains these coding sequences:
- the LOC143332039 gene encoding major intrinsically disordered Notch2-binding receptor 1-like — protein MANLQQEYSGVLLGILEELANMRQFLTFQDLCRMVSTRFDLEHLIELRSLLFAAASRDPCFPATLFRDRVSARGQGLSPIGVAADIVTIFNLIQMTGGATDDSQPMRAQTVLPVDQSPGPSLPGIHQLNIYGREKTRSHSDSSGRPIDQHLLFPRSNYSARKRASLPPDPISLVSSPPIRARAVSFDLPHTTLLYPSGQIPNEVMKNIYLPLETDSESSGDSAPVEVFEPEQGSSVDQRRNIFRKDFHNQPPLIPQVTINSDSPSPSTGQKGFDNQSFEMIPNPYPSPTTVHQSPEQRAKHESLDDLQDSTYFGPGSVPEWSPRHLQPPRTKRPIWSNKSHSLEDRISRESIGQGMESQGGQLPRRSTPAISSLGESSGGESGDSGLPSGGDIVKAQGTQTDPPDPRRLRSLVHADRLSFMTSLDDPEFGEDDISAIFRFLDDISMCGSTGVLHPSDGSSAINQDTPEARRGRLGQLQRLFHSLESSDDGLKASVCKLLLRMSQIERQLESLNDVKAEISQVLSALQRLDEKIQQPVSSGGQGGSGRWLEPLSGVSSFMSHPLTPSESSEPQPLSASGHLFPGTSTSSLDWSRWNTPGEQIESSKSQGDSKGRKEGKKDASSRRASKTQQEEKSVSDAKQPSVSTSARDWTVSFSKSKDGKASHGQADQSGSTANLLSHKSSNLVEQVFNSSLFRHKDSSLTGGLTSGKIMDPRLAKGGGRPIWTVDDREARVTPLDLQGQESLNPNNMEFWMDDIYTPGYDALLRRKEAGLRRAKVCKLLALIGTAVVIILIIVIPICTMGS, from the exons ATGGCTAACCTGCAGCAGGAATACTCTGGGGTCCTTCTGGGGATCCTGGAGGAACTGGCCAATATGCGCCAATTTCTGACCTTCCAGGACCTTTGTCGTATGGTCAGCACCCGCTTTGACCTGGAGCACCTCATTGAGCTCAGGAGTTTGCTGTTTGCGGCTGCCAGCCGGGACCCCTGTTTCCCAGCTACTCTCTTCAGAGACCGGGTCTCTGCCAGAGGCCAGGGGCTTTCACCCATAGGCGTCGCTGCTGATATTGTAACTATATTCAATCTTATTCAGATGACGGGTGGGGCCACTGATGACAGCCAACCAATGAGGGCCCAGACGGTCCTCCCTGTCGACCAGTCTCCAGGCCCCAGTCTGCCTGGAATCCACCAGCTGAACATTTATGGTCGAGAGAAAACACGTTCCCACTCTGACTCCAGTGGCAGGCCTATCGACCAGCACTTGCTGTTTCCAAGATCTAATTACTCGGCCCGCAAGAGAGCAAGTCTTCCCCCTGATCCGATCTCACTCGTGTCTTCCCCTCCAATCAGAGCGAGGGCTGTGTCTTTCGACTTGCCTCACACAACACTTTTGTACCCTAGTGGTCAAATTCCCAACGAAGTCATGAAGAATATCTACCTGCCCTTGGAGACGGACAGTGAGTCTAGTGGAGATTCTGCACCCGTGGAGGTGTTTGAACCTGAACAGGGATCATCTGTCGACCAGAGGAGAAACATCTTCAGAAAGGACTTCCATAACCAGCCGCCTCTGATACCCCAGGTGACCATTAACAGTGACTCTCCTAGCCCCAGCACGGGGCAGAAAGGCTTCGACAATCAGAGCTTTGAAATGATCCCAAATCCTTACCCGTCACCAACCACAGTCCACCAATCGCCAGAGCAGCGGGCTAAACACGAGAGCCTTGATGACCTACAGGACTCAACTTATTTCGGACCTGGGTCAGTCCCAGAGTGGTCCCCCCGGCACCTTCAACCTCCCAGGACCAAGAGGCCCATCTGGAGCAACAAGAGTCACAGTCTAGAGGACCGGATAAGCCGGGAAAGCATTGGACAGGGGATGGAATCACAAGGGGGGCAACTTCCAAGACGATCAACCCCTGCTATCAGCAGTTTGGGAGAGTCCTCGGGAGGTGAGAGTGGGGATAGTGGATTGCCAAGTGGAGGCGATATAGTCAAGGCTCAGGGAACCCAGACAGACCCACCGGACCCCCGGCGCCTCCGTAGCCTGGTGCACGCTGATCGCCTCTCTTTCATGACCTCACTAGACGACCCCGAGTTTGGTGAGGATGACATCAGTGCCATCTTTCGTTTCTTAGATGACATAAGCATGTGTGGTTCCACGGGAGTCCTGCATCCAAGCGATGGATCATCAGCCATTAACCAGGACACCCCCGAGGCCAGACGTGGCCGTTTAGGTCAACTCCAAAGGCTTTTCCACTCTCTGGAAAGCAGTGATGATGGGCTTAAGGCCAGTGTCTGTAAGCTGCTGCTCCGTATGAGCCAGATAGAAAGACAACTGGAGTCACTGAATGATGTTAAGGCTGAGATTTCTCAGGTACTGTCTGCCCTGCAGCGACTGGATGAAAAGATCCAGCAGCCTGTCAGTAGTGGTGGACAAGGCGGTAGTGGGAGATGGCTGGAGCCTCTCAGTGGTGTCTCCTCCTTCATGAGCCACCCTCTAACCCCATCTGAGTCATCTGAGCCTCAACCTCTGTCTGCGTCTGGGCATCTGTTTCCAGGGACCAGCACTAGTAGTCTGGACTGGAGTCGGTGGAACACTCCTGGGGAGCAAATAGAAAGCAGCAAAAGTCAGGGTGATTcaaaagggaggaaagaggggaagaaGGATGCGTCGTCACGCCGTGCCTCCAAAACCCAGCAAGAAGAGAAAAGTGTCTCTGATGCCAAACAGCCGAGTGTTTCTACCTCTGCAAGAGACTGGACAGTGTCATTCTCGAAAAGCAAAGATGGCAAAGCGTCACATGGACAG GCAGATCAATCCGGCAGCACAGCTAATCTACTCTCCCATAAATCCTCCAACCTGGTGGAACAAGTGTTTAACTCGTCCCTGTTCCGTCACAAAGACAGCAGTCTGACAGGTGGGCTAACCTCTGGGAAGATCATGGATCCCAGACTGGCTAAGGGGGGAGGAAGGCCCATATGGACCGTAGACGACAGAGAGGCACGAGTCACCCCTTTGGATTTACAA GGCCAGGAGTCTCTGAACCCAAACAACATGGAGTTCTGGATGGACGACATCTACACTCCAGGCTACGATGCTCTACTCAGGCGTAAGGAGGCTGGCCTCCGCCGGGCCAAGGTCTGCAAGCTGCTTGCACTCATTGGCACTGCAGTGGTTATCATTCTGATCATCGTCATTCCCATTTGCACCATGGGGTCATGA
- the LOC143329680 gene encoding limbin-like: MLQVHFLAKRVTIWSFILNIQALCWFPPPLYSRWCHNVTRRETLDAGVSESDASHQPCYDGTSQHASWHTALPPPPFSEQQERFSSIHEMKHEPGGKSADLALLQMDGMMKVNGPTVFLAEGPLTSSAPDPWGHSFYTSFTYMSNILLPRSRRSTLTRVNPGHTLPQVQSVPPPSAFGIKFHKCAQVKLDTDPPQLTFCLLIHNMGPVGGTNLSQVAIRDSISGIVPLKTEGRVVERGYQTFAIDSLSAGSQVVVNYTAHIRSHKSEVLDLPAFLTFSNASQNDVSMFGPLTANLTLRVNSTDRIYPNHGVHFAGFVVGFFVTLVLLSLGFLALNLIGPRTRLNLLQQRRKRADSDPEYADCNLSETVKDEATFEDKMVDTMVLEDPQNMHQALENLEMSTLLRATNNLEATRIQIYKDVMSSLLGGLRSRGQASAQAQQRLLSVLHGQLLGMEGRLKEERAARMAALADRCNLETREEMEAEHRREASEKARAELLCQHADQQELLHCSVLLEKLHKLSQSQLQRILLVRHEEASAKVQREIVEWRRVELHKIFSEEVEEATRMGELEKSTAKSLQHDYFVCQDQLEEVLDVVLANQRYVLAERHAQRKFLVHSLHSLNSLISDTFSSTSSNLDSWFTHIRRGSDVPAEQIDELQETAQKELVMVRQRLDEALSQERRAMRCGLIKKRRELISDMLRIHKQRQKDLSGLSKGLEGRIDVDQHLHCWQNLLTAHSVELAELINNLDEEAAADIRKVTMRVIQGAITEVKAIQPSAAQALLTLLPPGAQRSLLQVEPEAGQGASTLLQGQEKLHQEGKAALRTLSCTREALQKAMERELQEQRELRSHSRAFFSCLCSSQLTLCEDDRLRMKLEFQKCLSVMDRCLVLPHAVSRTKLHTALAAWRKESEQQMTNVLSKGKTSEARQKTDTSELLLFQKRLEDKIQLFEKEKEMESGVMNKVMEEMQMEREDDLRSQADSLAMQMATIHYQKAERRTKVLETSRAMLTLHSLLIQQLRERKSLERQDMAQGIQSHCLGLEEADQQLQKERTELAVLQMSQSRLRSNPTQREASDEGEEEREEERLFQLRQDCRMTSILQEALYKCEEVMALLAERSQEMTGNNQAMEDLKEQMVLRRLYANCDQDLELASRLVKQSQVSAEVLLEALRLLLPTLPESELLSITDALCPKQHPASSSAEQEHSGCAAGWNRLLPVKLREDVVHKNMLNMPSCSVERERLQETRQSLMEKLFPRSRLPVTRDVAPLLVEEKGEEESFTKQPVYKSSSVTQQRSDSAQERAVDTESERFHGTAEEHATQPHAGERLFVFRDPPESCGRADAPKRKKKKNFLNLKKGSVAPTNLP; this comes from the exons ATGCTTCAGGTACATTTTCTCGCGAAGAGGGTTACGATATGGTCATTTATCTTGAATATCCAAGCGTTGTGTTGGTTTCCACCTCCTTTATATTCCCGTTGGTGTCACAATGTAACCCGGCGTGAGACTCTGGATGCCGGTGTGTCGGAGTCCGATGCTTCACATCAGCCTTGTTATGACGGCACATCTCAGCATGCGTCATGGCACACAGCACTGCCACCTCCTCCGTTCtcggagcagcaggag AGGTTCTCCAGTATCCATGAGATGAAACATGAGCCCGGTGGGAAATCAGCAGATCTAGCGTTGCTTCAGATGGATG GTATGATGAAAGTCAATGGGCCCACAGTGTTTTTGGCAGAGGGCCCACTCActtcctcagctcctgatcCATGGGGACACTCCTTTTACACTTCGTTTACCTACATGTCAAACATCTTGCTACCGCGGAGCCGCAGAAGCACACTCACGAGAGTCAACCCAGGCCACACTCTGCCTCAG GTTCAGAGTGTGCCCCCTCCATCTGCATTTGGTATTAAGTTTCACAAGTGTGCACAG GTGAAGCTTGACACGGATCCACCTCAGCTGACATTCTGCCTGCTGATTCATAACATGGGCCCAGTGGGTGGCACCAACCTGTCTCAGGTGGCTATCCGGGACTCCATCTCTGGAATAGTACCCCTAAAAACTGAAGGCAGGGTGGTGGAAAGAGGCTACCAGACGTTTGCCATTGATTCACTGTCTG CTGGATCCCAAGTTGTTGTCAATTACACTGCTCACATAAGGAGTCATAAGAGTGAAGTCCTGGACCTTCCAGCTTTTCTCACCTTCTCTAACGCCTCACAG AATGACGTCAGTATGTTTGGTCCACTGACAGCTAATCTAACCTTGAGGGTGAATTCCACTGACAGA ATTTATCCTAACCATGGGGTCCATTTTGCTGGATTTGTTGTGGGGTTCTTTGTCACATTGGTGCTGCTGTCACTGGGGTTTCTGGCCTTGAACCTAATAGGTCCCAGAACCAGGCTGAACCTTCTTCAGCAAAGG agaaagagagctgaTTCAGACCCAGAGTATGCAGACTGCAACTTGAGTGAGACAGTAAAAGATGAGGCAACATTTGAAGACAAGATGGTGGACACTATGGTGCTGGAGGATCCCCAGAACATGCATCAGGCTTTAGAAAA CCTTGAAATGTCAACTCTGCTGCGTGCCACTAATAACCTGGAGGCCACCCGGATTCAGATCTACAAGGACGTGATGTCCTCCCTGTTGGGTGGCCTGCGGTCCCGGGGCCAAGCCAGCGCCCAGGCCCAGCAGAGGCTCCTCAGTGTGCTCCATGGACAGCTGCTGGGCATGGAGGGTcggctgaaggaggagagagctgcCCGCATGGCCGCCCTGGCCGACCGGTGTAACCTAGAGACTCGTGAAGAAATGGAGGCAGAACACCGCCGAGAAGCCTCTGAGAAGGCCCGGGCGGAGCTGCTGTGTCAGCATGCAGACCAACAG GAGCTCCTCCACTGCAGTGTCCTTCTGGAGAAGTTGCACAAGCTTAGCCAGAGTCAGCTCCAGCGCATCCTGCTGGTCCGACATGAAGAAGCCTCTGCAAAGGTCCAGAGGGAGATCGTCGAGTGGCGCCGGGTGGAGCTGCACAAGATTTTCtctgaggaagtggaggaggccACCAGGATGGGCGAGTTGGAGAAGAGCACAGCCAAGAGTCTTCAGCACGATTACTTTGTCTGTCAA GATCAGTTAGAGGAGGTGCTAGATGTGGTCCTTGCCAACCAGCGCTATGTGCTCGCTGAACGGCATGCCCAGAGAAAGTTCTTGGTGCACAGCCTTCACAGCCTCAACAGCCTGATTTCTGACACCTTCTCCAGCACCTCCAGCAATTTAGACAGCTGGTTCACTCACATCAGGAG GGGGAGCGACGTGCCTGCAGAGCAGATAGACGAGCTCCAGGAGACGGCCCAGAAAGAGCTTGTGATGGTGAGGCAGAGGCTGGATGAGGCGCTGAGCCAAGAGAGGAGAGCCATGCGCTGTGGACTGATTAAGAAGAGGCGGGAGCTCATCTCTGacatg TTACGCAtccacaaacagagacagaaggatcTGTCGGGTCTGTCCAAGGGTCTGGAGGGAAGGATAGATGTAGACCAGCACCTGCACTGTTGGCAGAACTTACTGACAGCTCACAGTGTAGAGCTAGCAGAGCTCATCAACAACCTGGATGAGGAGGCTGCTGCCGACATCCGCAAG GTGACCATGCGTGTGATCCAGGGTGCCATAACAGAAGTCAAAGCCATCCAGCCCTCTGCAGCCCAGGCCCTGCTAACACTCTTACCTCCAGGGGCGCAACGCTCCCTGCTGCAGGTAGAACCAGAGGCGGGACAAGGAGCGAGCACTCTTCTGCAGGGCCAGGAAAAGTTGCACCAGGAAGGCAAGGCGGCCTTGCGCACCCTCAGCTGCACCAGGGAGGCTCTGCAGAAAGCCATGGAgagggagctgcaggagcagagggagctCAGGTCGCATAGCAGAGCTTTCTTCAG TTGTTTGTGTTCGTCCCAGTTAACTCTGTGCGAAGATGACCGGCTCAGGATGAAACTAGAGTTCCAGAAGTGTCTCTCTGTGATGGACCGCTGCCTGGTGCTGCCTCACGCTGTCTCCAGAACCAAACTCCACACCGCTCTGGCAGCTTGGAGAAAGGAGAGTGAGCAACAGATG ACGAATGTGCTATCCAAGGGGAAAACCAGCGAGgccagacagaaaacagacacatctgagctgctgcttttccagAAAAGGCTTGAGGACAAAATCCAACTGTttgagaaggagaaggagatggagagcgGTGTCATGAACAAA gtgatggaggagatgcagatggagagagaggatgatCTGCGCTCTCAGGCCGACAGCCTGGCCATGCAGATGGCCACCATCCACTACCAGAAGGCTGAGAGGAGGACTAAAGTCTTGGAGACCTCCAGAGCGATGCTCACTCTGCACAGCCTGCTCATTCAGCAGCTGCGGGAGAGAAAGAGCCTGGAGAGACAAGACATGGCCCAGGGTATACAGAGCCACTGCTTG GGCCTAGAGGAGGCAGATCAACAGCTTcagaaggagaggacagagtTGGCCGTCCTTCAAATGTCTCAGTCCAGACTCAGGTCAAATCCAACGCAGAGAGAGGCCTCTGATGAGGGCGAGGAGGAACGTGAGGAGGAGCGGCTGTTTCAGCTGCGGCAGGATTGCAGGATGACATCCATCCTCCAGGAGGCGCTGTACAAGTGTGAAGAGGTCATGGCACTGTTGGCTGAGAG GTCACAAGAAATGACTGGCAACAATCAAGCTATGGAAGATTTAAAAGAACAAATGGTGCTCAGGAGACTTTATGCAAACTGTGACCAG GATCTGGAGTTGGCGTCTCGGCTGGTGAAGCAGAGTCAGGTGTCTGCTGAGGTTCTCCTGGAGGCTCTGCGTCTCCTCCTTCCCACACTGCCTGAAAGTGAActcctctccatcactgatGCCCTCTGTCCCAAACAGCACCCTGCTTCATCATCTGCAGAGCAGGAACACTCAGG GTGTGCTGCGGGGTGGAACAGACTTCTTCCTGTCAAACTGCGAGAAGACGTGGTGCATAAAAATATGCTAAATATGCCGAGCTGCTCCGTGGAGCGAGAGAG ACTCCAGGAAACGAGGCAAAGTCTGATGGAAAAACTGTTCCCCAGATCTCGTCTCCCGGTTACAAGAGATGTTGCACCACTGCTGGttgaagagaaaggagaggaggagagtttcACTAAGCAGCCTGTTTATAAATCAAGCTCGGTTACACAGCAGCGCAGTGACAGTGCACAGGAAAGGGCCGTGGACACAGAGAGTGAAAGGTTTCACGGCACAGCGGAGGAGCATGCGACGCAACCTCACGCTGGAGAAAGGCTCTTTGTGTTTCGGGATCCACCTGAATCATGTGGCCGTGCGGACGCTccgaaaagaaagaagaagaagaacttcCTCAATCTGAAGAAAGGCTCAGTGGCTCCAACAAACCTACCTTGA
- the evc gene encoding evC complex member EVC → MSQQDLIPGCGTDVSVSFAESLHIYTGLLTVATVCGGLSGILAAALLYVFCLKPLLLTRQGYNARRLLEPDDGELDNNQSDCISNGRKEAPSGTINDKEKRQPPMNSDVAAFASRAKVVYPINQKYRPLADGASNPSLHEHSKLPAVPNEESSSSTDGESLSQEQDNDDSSQFISSSLVPKSLQNQSFIRVSHYPHTLTHPGFEGRISLYCLALQDIQQHCSQLQEEKCLIYLQMVKIIFNCHFPKHKNDADFAKNILQMQEKELNELKKQLPTGLTASEKNDDAPCTLEEIERAQKDHLEHGLQVSKRFSKLVEDLCQHLLKKSSIFSPDEAQGVILSLVQTLVSVDNHLMNTQEADLKRIQQKLLWWEELTGLLQSQPALLKRGVSLRQGLIARTLEQLTSDDVLTFSHMEKIVSEVQTALTEGLQQCTEECMRKTKELVNDKRSRMESKRRKLLRSQTKEKNRALEQAHSDLQQLTKVYQELQMKHRQQICDLELQQDSRMAEALCEHWKKLRAYWSKRLGELSKEVFLTSVPAQSKLPAQRCEELWLDLEQELVSQLQQTECTTKLQLEDIRAQLDKDGQVWSEEMALVQACLKHLSEQQMKILQVMVARQSYTLNSQVGRLIEKKHEHLLAAVQRYFVVRHFCLHMLKEMRLSKLKALSQTDFRAGLLEDPSKSQSCVNTNLKNSNASLAERHLGPESQLVGHSFQQEFLSELETGTELLQSHAQLVLGNALSHAIQQMMETPPTESQTSPKQDDSLKHHLTEAASESVYVTKDSLTTLIHSYYSHLQDIIKKLQQDESDVNNEENEKGDSSSQLNRSLLRELANWGKKPTSAEFQQRVELHKRKVLEQYDLEQEMIYADLRLKKVAQDQTMERIKAQLLEAEEGFITELAALARVSLDSPNPEPSDDEDNTGNDSATILDLLSLNPALDPALNPSLTPTIVTPVVKSKPKKKREQESHLKS, encoded by the exons atgtcacagcaggacCTGATACCGGGATGCGGCACCGATGTGTCGGTCAGTTTCGCCGAGTCGCTGCACATATACACAGGACTGTTAACAGTGGCTACAGTGTGTGGAGGGCTTTCGGGGATattagctgctgctctgttgtaCGTCTTCTGCCTGAAACCTTTGTTGTTGACCAGACAA GGCTACAATGCAAGGCGGCTGCTTGAACCTGATGATGGGGAGTTAGACAACAACCAAAGTGACTGTATCAGCAACGGCAGAAAGGAAGCTCCGAGTGGCACCATTAATGACAAA GAGAAGAGGCAGCCACCCATGAACAGTGATGTGGCTGCATTTGCATCTAGAGCGAAGGTGGTTTATCCCATTAACCAAAAATACAGA CCTTTAGCAGACGGAGCGTCCAATCCATCACTACACGAGCACTCCAAGTTACCAGCAGTACCTAACGAGGAGTCATCCTCCTCCACGGACGGAGAGTCTTTGAGCCAAGAGCAGGACAACGATGACAGCAGTCAGTTTATCTCCTCCTCGCTGGTCCCTAAGAGCCTGCAGAACCAGAGCTTCATCAGGGTCTCTCACTACCCTCACACGCTGACACACCCAGG ATTTGAAGGTAGGATCAGCCTTTACTGTTTGGCCCTCCAGGATATACAACAACATTGCTCCCAGCTTCAGGAAGAAAAATGTCTG ATTTACCTTCAAATGGTGAAAATAATATTCAACTGTCAttttccaaaacacaaaaatgatgcCGACTTCGCAAAGAATATTCTTCAAATGCAAGAAAAG GAGCTGAATgagctgaagaaacagctgcCAACAGGCCTCACTGCCAGTGAGAAAAATGATGATGCTCCCTGTACTTTGGAGGAAATAGAAAGAGCTCAGAAAGATCATCTTGAACATGGCCTTCAAGTG TCCAAACGCTTCAGCAAACTGGTGGAGGACTTGTGCCAGCACCtgctgaagaaaagcagcattttctctCCAGATGAAGCCCAGGGTGTAATTCTCTCCCTCGTCCAGACTCTTGTGTCAGTAGATAACCACCTGATGAACACGCAAGAAGCTGATCTAAAA AGGATCCAGCAGAAGTTGTTGTGGTGGGAGGAGCTGACGGGGCTTCTTCAGTCTCAGCCTGCCTTGCTAAAGAGGGGAGTGTCTCTCAGGCAGGGCTTGATAGCAAGAACGCTGGAGCAGCTGACGAGCGATGACGTCTTGACCTTCAGCCACATGGAAAAGATAGTTTCAGAGGTTCAGACAGCTCTGACTGAAGGCCTTCAACAGTGCACGGAGG AGTGCatgagaaagacaaaggagcTGGTGAACGACAAGCGCAGTAGAATGGAGTCCAAGAGGAGGAAGCTTTTGAGGAGCCAGACCAAGGAGAAGAACCGTGCCCTGGAACAGGCTCACAGTGATCTACAGCAGCTCACCAAG GTGTACCAGGAGCTGCAGATGAAACACAGGCAGCAGATTTGTGActtggagctgcagcaggacagcaggatGGCTGAAGCCCTCTGTGAACACTGGAAG aaACTCCGTGCCTACTGGTCAAAGAGGCTTGGAGAGCTATCCAAGGAGGTCTTTCTCACCTCTGTCCCTGCCCAGTCAAAGCTCCCCGCTCAGCGCTGTGAGGAGCTGTGGCTGGACCTGGAGCAGGAGCtggtttcacagctgcagcagacagagtgCACTAccaagctgcagctggaggacattAGGGCTCAGCTGGATAAAGATGGACAG GTCTGGAGTGAGGAGATGGCTCTGGTGCAGGCCTGTCTCAAACATCTGAGTGAACAACAGATGAAGATCCTCCAAGTCATGGTGGCCAGACAGAGCTACACACTCAACAG CCAAGTGGGGAGGTTGATAGAGAAGAAACATGAGCACCTGTTGGCAGCAGTGCAGAGGTACTTCGTGGTCAGGCACTTCTGCCTGCACATGCTGAAGGAGATGAGGCTGTCCAAGCTGAAGGCGCTCTCTCAGACTGATTTCAGAGCTGGGCTACTGGAAGATCCCAGTAAAAGTCAGTCGTGTGTCAATACGAATCTCAAG AATAGCAACGCCAGCCTAGCAGAGAGGCATCTGGGTCCAGAGAGTCAGCTGGTGGGCCACAGCTTCCAGCAGGAGTTCCTGTCTGAGCTGGAAACAGGGACAGAGCTTCTTCAGAGCCATGCACAGCTGGTGCTAGGCAACGCCCTCAGCCACGCCATCCAGCAGATGATGGAGACCCCGCCCACTGAGTCACAGACCTCCCCCAAACAGGATGACAGCCTGAAG CACCACCTGACGGAGGCTGCCTcggagagtgtgtatgtgaccAAAGATTCTCTCACCACACTGATTCATAGCTACTATTCCCATCTGCAGGACATTATCAAAAAATTACAACAGGATGAGTCTGACGTTAACAACG AGGAGAATGAGAAaggagacagcagcagtcagctgaACAGATCCTTGCTGAGGGAGCTGGCGAACTGGGGCAAGAAACCAACCTCTGCTGAGTTTCAACAGAG GGTTGAACTCCACAAAAGGAAGGTGTTAGAGCAGTATGATCTGGAACAGGAAATGATATACGCTGACCTGAGGCTGAAGAAAGTAGCCCAGGATCAGACCATGGAAAGGATCAAAGCCCAGCTGCTG GAGGCAGAAGAAGGCTTCATAACTGAGCTGGCAGCTTTGGCCCGGGTTTCTCTCGACAGTCCAAATCCAGAGCCCAGCGATGACGAGGACAACACAG GTAATGACAGTGCTACTATACTGGACCTGCTTTCCCTGAACCCGGCATTAGATCCAGCCTTGAATCCTTCACTGACTCCAACGATTGTAACTCCAGTGGTGAAATCAaaaccaaagaagaaaagggaacaGGAATCTCATCTGAAATCTTAA
- the LOC143327253 gene encoding cytokine-like protein 1 produces MRLGPTALLCFLSFVWLSADCAPPTCSRAVTLSKEVMALLDKIHTYHRTKTCAEVLPTIFLDVHNGCITTKLRDFLYVVLNHPNQYCRERPRMVLLKRKIQNLYTIITRMCYRDLVFFTDDCEAIDTGHSSPYYAEDRLQLLQEER; encoded by the exons ATGAGGCTGGGACCGACCgctctcctgtgtttcctcagctTTGTGTGGCTGTCTGCAGACTGCGCGCCTCCGACCTGCTCCAGAGCGGTCACCCTGAGCAAAGAAGTCATGGCTCTGCTGGATAAAATACACACCTACCACCGCACG AAAACGTGTGCTGAAGTTCTGCCCACGATCTTCCTCGATGTGCAT AACGGATGCATCACAACCAAGCTCCGGGACTTCCTCTATGTGGTGCTGAACCATCCTAACCAGTACTGCAGAGAGCGTCCCAGGATGGTGCTGCTGAAACGTAAAATCCAGAACTTGTACACCATCATCACCAGAATGTGTTATCGG GacctggtatttttcacagatgaCTGTGAGGCTATTGATACCGGCCACAGCAGCCCGTACTATGCAGAGGACAGGCTTCAGCTGCTGCAAGAGGAGAGATGA